In Equus quagga isolate Etosha38 chromosome 14, UCLA_HA_Equagga_1.0, whole genome shotgun sequence, one DNA window encodes the following:
- the LOC124225272 gene encoding LOW QUALITY PROTEIN: olfactory receptor 481-like (The sequence of the model RefSeq protein was modified relative to this genomic sequence to represent the inferred CDS: deleted 2 bases in 1 codon) yields the protein MGTGNHTMVTEFIILGLTEDPTLFSIFFVVFLGIYIATILGNISIIILIRRSPQLHNPMYLFLSHLAFVDIGYSTSVTPIMIVSFLRERTTIPVAGCIAQLGSDVIFGTAECFLLAAMACDRYVAICSPLLYSTHMSPKVCIILLVASYLGGCVNASSVTSCLLSLTFCGPNKINHFFCDLPPLVKLSCTHIYVAEISPAISAGSIIVITLFIIVVSYLYILHLILKMHSTKGRHKAFSTYTSHLTAVMLFYGTVTFVYVIPKSSHSPAHIKVVSVLHSRNPHVEPSDL from the exons ATGGGGACTGGAAACCACACAATGGTGACAGAATTTATTATTTTGGGGTTAACAGAGGATCCTAcacttttttccatcttctttgtgGTTTTTCTCGGAATCTATATTGCTACCATATTGGGCAATATCAGCATAATCATCTTAATCCGAAGAAGCCCTCAGCTTCACAATCCAATGTACCTTTTCCTCAGCCATTTGGCCTTTGTGGACATTGGGTATTCCACATCAGTCACACCTATTATGATTGTTAGTTTCCTAAGAGAGAGAACTACTATCCCTGTTGCTGGCTGTATAGCCCAGCTTGGCTCTGATGTTATCTTTGGAACAGCTGAGTGCTTCCTGCTGGCTGCTATGGCCTGtgatcgctatgtggccatctgctcCCCACTTCTCTACTCCACCCACATGTCTCCCAAGGTCTGCATCATCCTATTGGTTGCTTCCTATCTGGGTGGATGTGTGAATGCTTCATCAGTTACCAGCTGTTTATTGAGCCTGACTTTCTGTGGACCAAATAAAATCAACCATTTCTTCTGTGACCTCCCACCACTAGTGAAGCTTTCTTGTACCCATATTTATGTTGCTGAAATATCTCCTGCCATCTCAGCTGGGTCAATCATTGTAATCACACTGTTTATCATAGTTGTTTCATATCTATACATCCTCCATTTGATTCTGAAGATGCACTCTACCAAGGGAAGGCATAAGGCCTTCTCTACCTACACTTCCCATCTCACTGCAGTCATGTTGTTTTATGGGACAGTTACATTTGTTTATGTCATACCGAAGTCGAGCCACTCACCTGCCCATATTAAAGTAGTATCT GTTCTACACAGTCGTAATCCCCATGTTGAACCCTCTGATCTATAG